One genomic region from Paramormyrops kingsleyae isolate MSU_618 chromosome 24, PKINGS_0.4, whole genome shotgun sequence encodes:
- the gpr34l gene encoding G protein-coupled receptor 34 like, which produces MAPWTTPPVDVSTNGTCNIDDRFLYLVVPVGYSVIFILGLLSNLVALCIFFLKSSTLSITVYMKNLAIADLLLVLCLPIRIYYHNKEGPFFLCRMVGISFYVSMYASIVFLSLISLDRYLKIIKPVQVFRIHRVEWSRKTACIIWAVFACSTFLLLLCEKGTEPCDKICFHFHRKRAAGGAINLVVVGLFFILFLVFVCFYGTIGAKLSTMTLGGNDLQAKSRKKKIVVRTFLVPAIFTLCFFPYHVVRVPYILSQMDVIRDVNIQQQLHMVNELVLILSAVNSCLDPVIYFFLCSAFRKTVRCVLQGRFKFSVNERAVSFNRSANEF; this is translated from the coding sequence ATGGCCCCGTGGACAACGCCCCCAGTGGACGTCTCCACAAATGGCACATGTAATATCGATGACCGCTTCCTGTACCTGGTTGTGCCTGTGGGGTACTCTGTCATCTTTATCCTGGGATTGCTGAGCAATTTGGTGGCCTTGTGCATATTCTTCCTGAAAAGCTCAACCTTGTCCATCACGGTGTATATGAAGAATCTGGCCATAGCCGACCTACTTCTGGTCCTGTGCTTGCCTATTCGAATCTACTACCACAACAAGGAGGGCCCCTTCTTTCTCTGCAGGATGGTGGGAATCTCTTTCTACGTCTCCATGTATGCCAGCATTGTCTTCCTAAGCCTCATTAGCCTGGACCGCTACCTGAAGATCATAAAGCCTGTCCAAGTCTTCAGAATCCATCGAGTAGAGTGGAGCCGCAAGACTGCCTGCATCATCTGGGCGGTTTTTGCTTGCAGCACCTTCCTCCTCCTTCTGTGTGAGAAAGGGACCGAGCCTTGCGACAAAATCTGCTTCCACTTCCATAGGAAGCGGGCAGCAGGTGGGGCCATCAACCTGGTGGTGGTGGGGCTGTTCTTTATCCTCTTCCTGGTCTTTGTGTGCTTCTATGGGACAATCGGTGCGAAGTTGAGCACCATGACCCTTGGCGGTAACGACCTGCAGGCCAAGAGCCGGAAGAAGAAGATAGTAGTGAGGACCTTCTTGGTGCCGGCCATCTTCACGCTCTGCTTCTTCCCGTACCACGTGGTCCGGGTTCCCTATATCCTCTCCCAGATGGATGTCATCAGGGATGTCAATATCCAGCAACAGCTGCATATGGTCAACGAGCTGGTGCTCATTCTTTCTGCTGTGAATAGCTGCCTGGACCCCGTCATCTACTTTTTCCTGTGCAGCGCCTTCAGGAAAACTGTCCGCTGTGTCCTCCAGGGGAGGTTCAAGTTTTCCGTGAATGAGAGAGCGGTCAGTTTTAACCGGTCAGCCAACGAGTTTTAA
- the LOC111860790 gene encoding V-set and immunoglobulin domain-containing protein 1-like — protein MVKKKKTAVARTRDRNWPVDSTTETWELIVRRNHSKMWPSVMSLAVLSSLYGSVHSITVSVPDKFVNETSGASVLLGCSFLTSAPTTGLNIQWSFISKNTMTSKQIYYYQGGEEIVYPDYKGRVIVPPSPITTNASISIQGVTPADSGVYFCDVHNVPDVQGTTQGTITLNVLEKPSKPFCGLHGTVESGHLVTLTCHSEHGSPAPTYKWTKLEQGQAVSTRAVTNLQTGVLHFGNLSQFEFGQYKCNASNSVGFATCTITLDEERSDGTIAGAVVGSVLVACLIVFVVWCVVHSLRKKKHKASIEMESKARNASPANSYIAVPPVESNSQASTKEISSQMKEEEPVA, from the exons atggttaaaaaaaaaaaaacggctgTGGCAAGAACCAGAGACCGAAACTGGCCAGTAGATAGTACAACAGAAACCTGGGAGCTCATTGTCCGGAGAAATCATTCGAAAATGTGGCCGTCGGTGATGAGCCTAGCCGTGCTATCCAGCCTTTACG GCTCTGTTCATTCAATTACTGTCTCTGTTCCCGATAAGTTTGTGAATGAGACCTCTGGGGCTAGTGTGTTGTTGGGCTGCTCTTTTCTGACCTCGGCGCCAACCACCGGCCTGAACATTCAGTGGTCTTTCATCTCCAAAAACACCATGACATCAAAACAG ATTTACTATTACCAGGGAGGAGAAGAAATCGTATATCCGGATTACAAGGGTCGAGTGATCGTGCCTCCTTCTCCAATCACCACGAACGCCTCCATAAGCATTCAAGGAGTGACTCCCGCCGATTCTGGAGTTTACTTCTGCGACGTTCACAACGTGCCGGACGTCCAGGGCACCACGCAGGGCACTATTACTCTCAATGTTTTAG AAAAACCATCCAAGCCATTCTGCGGCCTCCACGGCACCGTGGAGTCGGGTCACTTGGTCACCCTCACCTGCCACTCAGAGCACGGGAGCCCGGCCCCGACCTACAAGTGGACTAAGCTGGAACAGGGGCAAGCCGTGAGCACGCGCGCCGTGACGA ATCTCCAGACAGGAGTTCTTCATTTTGGGAACCTGTCGCAGTTTGAATTCGGACAGTATAAGTGCAACGCCTCCAACAGCGTTGGCTTTGCGACCTGCACTATTACTTTAGACGAAG AGCGTAGTGATGGCACTATCGCCGGGGCAGTGGTCGGGTCGGTGCTTGTGGCCTGCCTCATCGTCTTTGTTGTCTGGTGTGTCGTACATTCACTGAGGAAGAAGAAGCACAAAGCAAGCATTGAGATGGA GTCTAAAGCGCGGAATGCCAGCCCAGCCAATTCTTATATCGCCGTACCGCCTGTGGAGAGCAACAGTCAGGCTTCCACAAAGGAGATTTCCAGCCAGATGAAGGAGGAGGAACCTGTGGCTTAG